A region from the Kribbella shirazensis genome encodes:
- a CDS encoding SigE family RNA polymerase sigma factor, giving the protein MGDSTAFAEFASSRHGALYRYAYLLAGDRGLAEDLVQEALVKTYVGWHRLRDPNNAEAYTRRVITTTAIGWWRRKSWHAERPNDDVPDRPAGATAADDTTARVWLWHELQQLPPRQRAAIVLRYYEDLTEPQTAEILDCSVGTVKSQVSDALKKLRARLGADVVLKAGMGE; this is encoded by the coding sequence TGCGAGTAGTCGGCACGGTGCGTTGTACCGGTACGCCTATCTGCTGGCCGGGGATCGTGGTCTGGCCGAGGACCTGGTTCAGGAGGCGCTGGTGAAGACGTACGTCGGGTGGCACCGGCTCCGGGACCCGAACAACGCCGAGGCCTACACGCGCCGGGTCATCACCACCACCGCGATCGGCTGGTGGCGCCGGAAGTCGTGGCACGCCGAGCGGCCGAACGACGACGTACCCGATCGTCCGGCCGGCGCGACAGCCGCCGACGACACGACCGCGCGGGTCTGGCTGTGGCACGAACTGCAGCAGCTGCCGCCCCGGCAGCGGGCGGCGATCGTGCTGCGTTACTACGAGGACCTCACTGAACCGCAGACCGCCGAGATCCTCGACTGCAGCGTCGGGACCGTGAAGAGCCAGGTCTCCGACGCGCTCAAGAAGCTTCGCGCCCGCCTGGGCGCCGACGTCGTGCTGAAGGCAGGTATGGGCGAATGA
- a CDS encoding ABC transporter permease subunit, with translation MLSYLVRRLVAAIGLLFIVSVITFSIFYLVPRMAGATPETLATRYVGRAATAETVKATAQNLGFYDPVPVQYFNWAKGVVVGAEYNYGAGVEKCPAPCLGYSFLKKRPVWPDLVQAIPVTLSLAVGAATIWLVFGVATGVLSALKRGSVFDRAAMGTALAGVSLPIFFTGLVCLSIFSYHLKWTVPGGTFVPFTENPFKWAQALVLPWITLAFLFSAQYARLTRAGMLETMNEDYIRTARAKGLPEGNVVVQHGLRGALTPILTIFGLDVGLLLGGAVLTEKTFSLNGLGKYAVDGIVQNDLPKILGVVLVASTFIIIANLVVDLLYAVVDPRVRAK, from the coding sequence GTGCTCAGTTACCTCGTCCGGCGCCTCGTCGCCGCCATAGGCCTGCTGTTCATCGTCAGCGTCATCACGTTCTCGATCTTCTACCTGGTGCCGCGGATGGCCGGCGCCACGCCGGAGACGCTCGCCACCCGGTACGTCGGCCGGGCCGCGACCGCGGAGACCGTGAAGGCCACGGCGCAGAACCTCGGCTTCTACGACCCCGTCCCGGTGCAGTACTTCAACTGGGCCAAGGGTGTCGTGGTCGGCGCCGAGTACAACTACGGCGCCGGCGTGGAGAAGTGCCCGGCCCCGTGCCTGGGGTACTCGTTCCTGAAGAAGCGGCCGGTGTGGCCGGACCTTGTCCAGGCGATACCGGTGACACTGTCGCTCGCGGTCGGCGCCGCGACGATCTGGCTCGTGTTCGGGGTCGCGACAGGTGTCCTGTCGGCGCTGAAACGTGGGTCGGTCTTCGACCGGGCGGCGATGGGAACAGCGCTGGCCGGGGTCTCGTTACCGATCTTCTTCACCGGACTGGTCTGTCTGAGCATCTTCAGTTATCACCTGAAATGGACAGTTCCAGGGGGGACGTTTGTCCCGTTCACGGAGAATCCGTTCAAATGGGCGCAGGCACTCGTCCTGCCCTGGATCACGTTGGCGTTCCTGTTCTCCGCGCAGTACGCGCGTCTGACCCGTGCAGGCATGCTGGAGACGATGAACGAGGACTACATCAGAACTGCGCGCGCCAAAGGCCTGCCAGAAGGCAACGTTGTGGTCCAGCACGGGCTGCGCGGTGCGCTGACCCCGATCCTGACCATCTTCGGGCTCGACGTCGGTCTGCTGCTGGGCGGTGCCGTCCTCACCGAGAAGACCTTCTCGCTGAACGGCCTGGGCAAGTACGCCGTGGACGGCATCGTGCAGAACGACCTGCCGAAGATCCTCGGGGTGGTCCTGGTCGCGTCGACGTTCATCATCATCGCGAACCTGGTCGTCGACCTCTTGTACGCCGTGGTCGACCCGAGGGTGAGGGCGAAGTGA
- a CDS encoding ABC transporter substrate-binding protein — translation MRTKRWRFAVASAAALTLGLSACGGGDTSTDTSGGTTAEFNAALDKVYNPSDKKGGIIKMAHSDDWDTVDPGETYYGMSWDFLRTYARPLVMYKPAPGKASNEIVPDLAESLGQSSDGGKTWTYKLRKGVKYEDGTEVKAADVKYAVLRSTDKETFPNGPSYFEGMLNLPAGYKGPYKSKGVNTDSAITTPDDYTVVFHLKQPFAGFDNLAALSQTAPVPAAKDTGAKYREHVISTGPYMFDKVETGKSYTLKRNPQWDQATDPIRKALPDGYEITLKTEANDLDNRLISGDLDVDIAGTGVQAAAQGKILSDPELKKRADNPTIARLQYMSVNPQVKPLDNIDCRKAIMYGVDQVGYQTAYGGEFAGGQLATGLMPPSIDGFKEMNTYPNGDDHKGDVNKAKESLTACGQPNGFTVNMAFRSDRPKEKAAAESVQQSLKRVGINVVLKGFPTGDYFSTYAGNPPYARKAALGLATNSWGADWNDGFGFLSQIVDSRVIRETGGSSNISVRIPDVDKALDAASVEPDKAKRDQMYADIDKRVMEEAVVYPAVWAKILMVRSDRLTNVYFSDAYGMYDYLSMGVK, via the coding sequence ATGAGAACGAAGCGATGGAGGTTCGCGGTCGCCAGCGCGGCCGCACTCACGCTGGGGCTGTCCGCTTGCGGTGGTGGCGACACCAGCACCGACACGTCGGGTGGCACGACGGCCGAGTTCAACGCCGCCCTTGACAAGGTCTACAACCCGTCGGACAAGAAGGGCGGCATCATCAAGATGGCGCACTCCGACGACTGGGACACCGTGGATCCGGGTGAGACCTACTACGGCATGTCCTGGGACTTCCTGCGGACCTATGCCCGTCCGCTGGTGATGTACAAGCCGGCGCCCGGTAAGGCCAGTAACGAGATCGTCCCCGACCTCGCCGAGAGCCTCGGCCAGTCGAGTGACGGCGGGAAGACCTGGACGTACAAGCTCCGCAAGGGCGTCAAGTACGAGGACGGCACCGAGGTCAAGGCGGCCGACGTGAAGTACGCCGTCCTGCGCTCGACCGACAAGGAGACCTTCCCCAACGGTCCGTCGTACTTCGAGGGGATGCTCAACCTGCCGGCCGGCTACAAGGGCCCGTACAAGTCGAAGGGTGTGAACACCGACTCGGCGATCACCACGCCGGACGACTACACGGTCGTGTTCCACCTGAAGCAGCCGTTCGCCGGCTTCGACAACCTGGCCGCGCTGTCCCAGACCGCGCCGGTCCCGGCGGCCAAGGACACGGGCGCGAAGTACCGCGAGCACGTGATCTCGACCGGTCCGTACATGTTCGACAAGGTGGAGACCGGCAAGTCCTACACGCTCAAGCGCAACCCGCAGTGGGACCAGGCGACCGACCCGATCCGCAAGGCGCTGCCGGACGGTTACGAGATCACCCTCAAGACCGAGGCGAACGACCTGGACAACCGGCTGATCTCCGGTGACCTGGACGTCGACATCGCCGGCACCGGCGTGCAGGCCGCCGCGCAGGGCAAGATCCTGAGCGACCCGGAGCTGAAGAAGCGCGCCGACAACCCGACGATCGCGCGGCTGCAGTACATGTCGGTCAACCCGCAGGTGAAGCCCCTCGACAACATCGATTGCCGCAAGGCGATCATGTACGGCGTCGACCAGGTCGGCTACCAGACCGCGTACGGCGGCGAGTTCGCCGGCGGGCAGCTGGCCACCGGCCTGATGCCGCCGTCGATCGACGGGTTCAAGGAGATGAACACGTACCCGAACGGCGACGACCACAAGGGTGACGTGAACAAGGCCAAGGAGAGCCTGACGGCCTGTGGACAGCCGAACGGCTTCACCGTCAACATGGCCTTCCGCAGCGACCGGCCGAAGGAGAAGGCGGCAGCCGAGTCGGTGCAGCAGTCCCTCAAGCGGGTCGGCATCAACGTGGTGCTGAAGGGCTTCCCGACCGGTGACTACTTCTCGACGTACGCGGGCAACCCGCCGTACGCCCGGAAGGCCGCGCTGGGCCTGGCCACCAACAGTTGGGGCGCGGACTGGAACGACGGCTTCGGCTTCCTGTCGCAGATCGTCGACAGCCGGGTGATCCGGGAGACCGGTGGCTCGTCCAACATCAGCGTGCGGATCCCGGACGTCGACAAGGCGCTGGACGCCGCGTCGGTCGAGCCCGACAAGGCCAAGCGCGACCAGATGTACGCCGACATCGACAAGCGCGTGATGGAGGAGGCGGTCGTCTACCCGGCGGTGTGGGCGAAGATCCTGATGGTTCGCAGCGACCGGCTGACCAACGTCTACTTCAGCGACGCGTACGGCATGTACGACTACCTCTCCATGGGCGTCAAGTAA
- a CDS encoding PAC2 family protein, producing MVDLANLRDPVVIAAFEGWNDAAEAATGAVDHLIDEWDAELVTAIDPEDYYDYQVNRPRVALDEDGGRRLTWPTTRIYLARPDDTGRDVLLIRGVEPNMRWRAFSRELLELVDESNAQIVVVLGALLADSPHTRPIPVSATSSDDELTAAWSLEPSTYEGPTGITGVFADLCSTLGVPAVSIWSAIPHYIAGTPCPKASLALLTKIEALLDLAIPEGELPELARAWQRGADELTEEDPEVAEYVQSLEEQRDTTDLPEASGDAIAAEFERYLKRRNKNHPTD from the coding sequence GTGGTTGACCTCGCGAACCTGAGGGACCCGGTCGTGATCGCCGCGTTCGAGGGCTGGAACGACGCGGCCGAGGCGGCCACCGGAGCGGTCGACCACCTGATCGACGAGTGGGACGCGGAGCTCGTCACGGCGATCGACCCCGAGGACTACTACGACTACCAGGTGAACCGCCCGCGGGTCGCCCTGGACGAGGACGGCGGCCGCCGGCTGACCTGGCCGACCACGCGGATCTACCTGGCGCGCCCGGACGACACCGGACGCGACGTCCTGCTGATCCGCGGCGTCGAGCCGAACATGCGCTGGCGCGCGTTCTCCCGGGAGCTGCTCGAGCTCGTCGACGAGTCGAACGCGCAGATCGTCGTCGTCCTCGGCGCGCTGCTCGCGGACTCGCCGCACACCCGCCCGATCCCGGTGTCCGCGACCTCGTCCGACGACGAGCTGACCGCGGCGTGGAGCCTGGAGCCGTCGACGTACGAAGGCCCGACCGGCATCACCGGCGTCTTCGCCGACCTGTGCAGCACGCTCGGCGTGCCGGCGGTGTCCATCTGGTCCGCGATCCCGCACTACATCGCGGGTACGCCGTGCCCGAAGGCGTCGCTGGCGCTGCTCACCAAGATCGAGGCGCTGCTCGACCTCGCCATCCCCGAGGGTGAGCTGCCGGAGCTCGCCCGGGCCTGGCAGCGCGGTGCCGACGAGCTGACCGAGGAGGACCCGGAGGTCGCGGAGTACGTGCAGTCGCTGGAGGAGCAGCGCGACACGACCGACCTCCCCGAGGCCAGCGGCGACGCGATCGCCGCCGAGTTCGAGCGCTACCTCAAGCGCCGGAACAAGAACCACCCGACGGATTAG
- a CDS encoding HAD family phosphatase — translation MPGLQAVLWDMDGTLVDSEKVWAEVQLELMPSLGATWTLEDCMTLIGSDLRDAVQIWMERIPDAVITADELAHRMFSEVVVALRKEVSFQPGALELLQALRKEDVPCALVSASYRVMIDAVLGHLPPDPFDVIVAGDEVTLGKPHPEPYLTAATKLGVDPAYCVVIEDSMTGTQAGTAAGMYVVAVPQWVSIPDAPRRLVVKSLEPLTPEALRALLR, via the coding sequence GTGCCGGGCCTGCAAGCGGTGCTGTGGGACATGGACGGGACGTTGGTCGACTCCGAGAAGGTCTGGGCGGAGGTCCAGCTGGAGCTGATGCCCAGCCTCGGTGCGACCTGGACACTCGAGGACTGCATGACGCTGATCGGCAGCGACCTGCGGGACGCGGTGCAGATCTGGATGGAGCGCATCCCGGACGCTGTGATCACCGCCGACGAATTGGCGCACCGGATGTTCTCCGAGGTGGTCGTGGCGCTCCGCAAGGAGGTCAGCTTCCAGCCGGGCGCGCTCGAGCTGTTGCAGGCGCTGCGCAAGGAGGACGTCCCGTGCGCGCTGGTGTCGGCGTCGTACCGGGTGATGATCGACGCCGTTCTCGGCCACCTGCCGCCGGACCCGTTCGACGTGATCGTGGCCGGTGACGAGGTGACGCTCGGCAAGCCGCACCCGGAGCCCTACCTGACCGCCGCGACCAAGCTCGGCGTCGACCCGGCGTACTGCGTGGTGATCGAGGACTCGATGACCGGGACGCAGGCCGGTACGGCGGCCGGCATGTACGTCGTCGCCGTACCGCAGTGGGTGAGCATCCCGGACGCACCGCGACGGCTCGTCGTGAAGTCGCTCGAGCCGCTCACCCCGGAGGCCCTGCGCGCACTGCTCCGTTGA
- a CDS encoding dipeptide ABC transporter ATP-binding protein, which translates to MTDLGTTADTDPTAVPGIEAPKIGEQLLSVNGLVKHFPIRKGVLQRQTGAVQAVDGLTFDVSRGETLSLVGESGCGKTTTGRLLTRLLEPTSGQIIFEGQDISHLSEGKMRPLRRDVQMIFQDPYGSLNPRHTVGKIVGAPFRLQNVKTEHGVKKAVQELLELVGLSPEHYNRYPHEFSGGQRQRIGIARTLALRPKLIVADEPVSALDVSIQAQVVNLLEDLQDEFDLTYVMIAHDLSVVRHVSDRVAVMYLGKIVELADRVSLYEKPMHPYSVALMSAVPVPDTKRKAKQDRIRLQGDVPSPINPPPACRFHTRCWKAQDICKTVEPPLVQLAPGHQSACHFPENATPEQEATAQAAAKS; encoded by the coding sequence GTGACCGACCTTGGGACGACTGCTGACACCGACCCGACCGCCGTTCCCGGGATCGAGGCTCCCAAGATCGGCGAGCAGCTGCTGTCGGTGAACGGCCTGGTCAAGCACTTCCCGATCCGCAAGGGTGTGTTGCAGCGCCAGACCGGCGCGGTGCAGGCGGTCGACGGGCTGACCTTCGACGTCAGCCGGGGCGAGACGCTCTCGCTGGTCGGCGAGTCCGGCTGTGGCAAGACCACCACCGGACGGCTGCTGACCCGGCTGCTGGAGCCGACGTCGGGCCAGATCATCTTCGAGGGGCAGGACATCAGCCACCTGTCCGAGGGCAAGATGCGGCCGCTGCGCCGCGACGTACAGATGATCTTCCAGGACCCGTACGGTTCGCTGAACCCGCGGCACACGGTCGGCAAGATCGTCGGCGCGCCGTTCCGGCTGCAGAACGTGAAGACCGAGCACGGCGTGAAGAAGGCCGTGCAGGAGCTGCTCGAGCTGGTCGGTCTGAGCCCGGAGCACTACAACCGGTACCCGCACGAGTTCTCCGGCGGTCAGCGGCAGCGCATCGGCATCGCGCGGACGCTGGCGCTGCGGCCGAAGCTGATCGTCGCCGACGAGCCCGTGTCGGCGCTCGACGTGTCGATCCAGGCGCAGGTGGTGAACCTGCTGGAGGACCTGCAGGACGAGTTCGACCTGACGTACGTGATGATCGCGCACGACCTGTCCGTCGTACGGCATGTGTCGGACCGGGTCGCGGTGATGTACCTCGGCAAGATCGTCGAGCTGGCCGACCGGGTCAGCCTGTACGAGAAGCCGATGCACCCGTACTCGGTGGCGCTGATGTCCGCCGTACCGGTGCCGGACACCAAGCGGAAGGCCAAGCAGGACCGGATCCGGCTGCAGGGCGACGTCCCCAGCCCGATCAACCCGCCGCCTGCCTGCCGCTTCCACACCCGCTGCTGGAAGGCCCAGGACATCTGCAAGACGGTCGAGCCACCCCTCGTCCAGCTCGCCCCGGGCCACCAGTCCGCCTGCCACTTCCCGGAAAACGCAACCCCGGAGCAGGAGGCCACAGCCCAAGCGGCCGCGAAGAGCTGA
- a CDS encoding MerR family transcriptional regulator: protein MRIGELARRTGVSERSLRYYEAQGLLVSERTPGGQREYAERAVDRVILIQELFAAGLHSKKIAELLPCMRDPDGGPSERATPELVTELTAERDRIDRMIADLSTSRAVLDDVITTATRELA from the coding sequence ATGCGGATCGGAGAGCTGGCGCGGCGGACCGGCGTGAGTGAACGGTCGCTGCGGTACTACGAGGCGCAGGGCCTGCTGGTGTCCGAGCGGACGCCGGGCGGGCAGCGGGAGTACGCCGAGCGCGCCGTCGATCGGGTGATCCTGATCCAGGAGCTGTTCGCGGCCGGGCTGCACAGCAAGAAGATCGCGGAGTTGCTGCCGTGCATGCGGGACCCGGACGGCGGACCGAGCGAGCGCGCCACGCCCGAGCTGGTCACCGAGCTGACGGCCGAACGGGACCGCATCGACCGGATGATCGCCGACCTCTCCACGTCCCGCGCCGTCCTCGACGACGTCATCACCACCGCGACGCGCGAACTCGCCTAG
- a CDS encoding oligopeptide/dipeptide ABC transporter ATP-binding protein, with the protein MSFLDVRDLKVHFPTDDGVVKSVDGLSFTLERGRTLGIVGESGSGKSVTSLSIMGLHKPGVAKITGEVILDGQDLISSSREEVRRLRGKRMAMIFQDPLSAMHPFYTVGHQIVEAYRVHNDVSKGVARKHAIEMLDRVGIPQPDRRVDAYPHQFSGGMRQRAMIAMALSCDPDLLIADEPTTALDVTVQAQILDLIRDLQREFNSAVIIITHDLGVVAELADDIQVMYAGRAVEYGTAEDIFDRPQHPYTWGLLGSMPRIDRERSERLIPIKGAPPSLINVPPGCPFNPRCNYAHLNGGASETDRPELLDIGSGHKVACHLSPQERQKAWETDIKPKL; encoded by the coding sequence GTGAGCTTTCTCGATGTACGCGACCTGAAGGTCCACTTCCCGACCGACGACGGCGTGGTGAAGTCCGTCGACGGGCTGTCGTTCACCCTCGAGCGCGGCAGGACGCTCGGCATCGTGGGAGAGTCCGGCTCGGGCAAGAGCGTGACCAGCCTGTCGATCATGGGCCTGCACAAGCCGGGCGTCGCCAAGATCACCGGTGAGGTCATCCTCGACGGGCAGGACCTGATCTCGTCCAGCCGCGAGGAGGTCCGCCGGCTGCGCGGCAAGCGGATGGCAATGATCTTCCAGGACCCGCTGTCGGCGATGCACCCCTTCTACACGGTCGGGCACCAGATCGTCGAGGCCTATCGGGTGCACAACGACGTCAGCAAGGGCGTCGCGCGCAAGCACGCGATCGAGATGCTCGACCGGGTCGGTATCCCGCAGCCGGACCGGCGGGTCGACGCGTACCCGCACCAGTTCTCCGGCGGTATGCGGCAGCGCGCGATGATCGCGATGGCGCTGTCCTGCGACCCCGACCTGCTGATCGCCGACGAGCCGACCACCGCGCTCGATGTCACCGTACAGGCGCAGATCCTGGACCTGATCCGGGACCTGCAGCGGGAGTTCAACTCGGCCGTCATCATCATCACCCACGATCTCGGTGTGGTGGCCGAGCTCGCCGACGACATCCAGGTGATGTACGCCGGCCGCGCGGTCGAGTACGGCACCGCGGAGGACATCTTCGACCGGCCGCAGCACCCCTACACGTGGGGTCTGCTCGGCTCGATGCCGCGGATCGACCGGGAGCGCTCGGAGCGGCTGATCCCGATCAAGGGCGCGCCGCCGAGCCTGATCAACGTGCCCCCGGGCTGCCCGTTCAACCCGCGCTGCAACTACGCGCACCTGAACGGCGGCGCCAGTGAGACCGACCGGCCCGAGCTGCTCGACATCGGGTCCGGCCACAAGGTCGCCTGCCACCTCTCCCCGCAGGAGCGCCAGAAGGCGTGGGAGACCGACATCAAGCCGAAGCTGTGA
- a CDS encoding ABC transporter substrate-binding protein — protein sequence MSEWVRRVSAAVAVGALGVSLAACGEPDDNAPHAGEQTPAPMPLRLATTDSVSSLDPAGRYDVASRTVQANLYQTLLTILPEKPTPVPDAADCQFDSPTTYTCSLKEKLTFANGHELTSSDVKFSFDRLVRLQTPGGLAPLFTSVKSVSTPDELTAVFNLKTPDARLPYLLTTTAASIVDEQSYPANKLLDTKAVGSGPYQLAAYTPGETITLTKFTDYRGPRAAQNDGVAITTLKDSNALYQAMTTGKTDLAFHGFGPSLLEKLRTSDRVQVIEPGTAEIRFFAFHMKSLLSRNPAVRRAVAQLIDRPAIAKKAYGDHVSPLYSVVPPGFGGQSDAFKTEYRQPNKAAAGAILRDANIAVPVPLTVGWTPSQYGVGAKAEVLELKRQLEASGLFRVTLRSAEWPQYQQLTKAGAYDLYQGGWTPEYPDADDYLAPFVSTSGAFASNGYRSAAATKLLQQERAEQNGLRRDDLIGQLQGVVARDAPVIPVWQTRSAVVAGKDIANLKTAVDPLSFLHLSGLRR from the coding sequence GTGAGCGAGTGGGTGCGCCGGGTGTCGGCGGCCGTGGCTGTGGGTGCGCTGGGGGTGTCCCTGGCTGCCTGCGGTGAACCGGACGACAACGCACCACACGCGGGTGAGCAGACCCCGGCGCCGATGCCGCTGCGGCTCGCGACGACGGACTCCGTGTCGTCCCTCGACCCGGCCGGCCGGTACGACGTGGCCTCGCGGACCGTCCAGGCGAACCTGTACCAGACGCTGCTCACGATCCTCCCGGAGAAGCCCACGCCGGTGCCGGACGCCGCGGACTGCCAGTTCGACTCGCCGACGACGTACACCTGCAGCCTCAAGGAGAAGCTGACCTTCGCGAACGGGCACGAGCTGACCTCGTCGGACGTGAAGTTCAGCTTCGACCGGCTGGTGCGGCTGCAGACGCCCGGGGGACTGGCCCCGCTGTTCACGTCGGTGAAGTCGGTGAGTACGCCGGACGAGCTGACCGCCGTGTTCAACCTGAAGACACCCGACGCGCGGCTCCCGTACCTGCTCACCACGACCGCGGCGTCGATCGTCGACGAGCAGTCGTACCCCGCGAACAAGCTGCTCGACACGAAGGCGGTCGGCAGCGGTCCTTATCAACTGGCCGCGTACACCCCCGGCGAGACGATCACACTGACGAAGTTCACCGACTACCGCGGGCCACGGGCGGCGCAGAACGACGGCGTCGCGATCACGACGCTCAAGGACTCGAACGCGCTCTACCAGGCGATGACGACCGGCAAGACCGATCTGGCGTTCCACGGGTTCGGGCCGAGCCTGCTGGAGAAGCTGCGCACGTCGGACCGCGTCCAGGTCATCGAGCCCGGCACCGCGGAGATCCGGTTCTTCGCCTTCCACATGAAGTCGTTGCTGTCCCGCAACCCGGCCGTACGGCGGGCCGTCGCGCAGCTGATCGACCGCCCGGCGATCGCGAAGAAGGCGTACGGCGATCACGTGTCGCCGCTGTACTCGGTCGTGCCGCCCGGATTCGGCGGGCAGTCCGACGCGTTCAAGACGGAGTACAGACAGCCGAACAAGGCAGCGGCGGGGGCGATCCTCAGAGACGCGAACATCGCGGTGCCCGTGCCGCTGACGGTCGGCTGGACGCCGTCGCAGTACGGCGTGGGCGCGAAGGCCGAAGTACTGGAGCTGAAGCGGCAGCTCGAGGCGTCGGGGTTGTTCCGGGTGACGTTGCGCAGTGCGGAGTGGCCGCAGTACCAGCAGCTGACCAAGGCGGGGGCCTACGACCTGTACCAGGGCGGGTGGACGCCGGAGTATCCGGACGCGGACGACTATCTGGCGCCGTTCGTGTCGACGTCCGGCGCGTTCGCGTCCAACGGGTACCGGTCGGCGGCCGCCACGAAGCTGCTGCAGCAGGAACGCGCCGAGCAGAACGGTCTGAGGCGCGACGACCTGATCGGTCAGCTACAGGGAGTGGTCGCTCGGGACGCGCCGGTGATCCCGGTCTGGCAGACGCGCTCCGCGGTGGTCGCCGGCAAGGACATCGCGAACCTGAAGACCGCTGTCGACCCGTTGTCCTTCCTGCATCTTTCCGGCCTTCGACGGTGA
- a CDS encoding ABC transporter permease subunit, with protein sequence MTTPLEVGPGSSAADPEAVLAGVRRIEGRSLSQIAWSRLKRDRVAIAGGIVIVLLILVAIFAPLIVKLLGHPPNEFHQDLIDTKGGTLAPIGRFGAMSWDHLFGVEPVNGRDIFSRVVYGSRISLLIAFFATLLSVAIGTTMGIIAGYFGGWVDAVISRLMDIFLAFPLLVFAIALAGVIPDDAFGMQGDALRIMLLVFIIGFFNWPYIGRIIRGQTLSLREREFVDAARSLGARRPYILITELLPNLVAPILVYATLLIPTNILFEAALSFLGVGIRPPTATWGGMLSDAVAFYTMPHFMLWPGLAIFVTVLAFNLFGDGLRDALDPRAR encoded by the coding sequence GTGACGACTCCACTCGAGGTCGGGCCCGGCTCGTCGGCGGCGGATCCTGAAGCCGTCCTGGCCGGTGTGCGACGGATCGAGGGCCGGTCCCTCTCCCAAATCGCCTGGAGCAGGCTGAAGCGGGACCGGGTGGCGATCGCGGGCGGCATTGTCATCGTCCTGCTGATCCTGGTCGCGATCTTCGCGCCGCTGATCGTCAAGCTGCTCGGCCACCCGCCGAACGAGTTCCACCAGGACCTGATCGACACCAAGGGCGGCACGCTGGCGCCGATCGGCCGGTTCGGGGCGATGAGCTGGGACCACCTGTTCGGCGTCGAGCCGGTGAACGGGCGGGACATCTTCAGCCGGGTCGTCTACGGGTCCCGGATCTCACTGCTGATCGCGTTCTTCGCGACCCTTCTGTCGGTGGCGATCGGCACCACGATGGGCATCATCGCCGGCTACTTCGGCGGCTGGGTGGACGCGGTGATCAGCCGGCTGATGGACATCTTCCTGGCCTTCCCGCTGCTGGTCTTCGCGATCGCGCTGGCCGGCGTCATCCCGGACGACGCGTTCGGGATGCAGGGCGACGCGCTGCGGATCATGCTGCTGGTCTTCATCATCGGCTTCTTCAACTGGCCCTACATCGGCCGCATCATCCGGGGGCAGACGCTGTCGCTGCGCGAGCGCGAGTTCGTCGACGCGGCCCGCAGCCTCGGCGCGCGCCGGCCGTACATCCTGATCACCGAGCTGCTGCCGAACCTGGTCGCCCCGATCCTGGTCTACGCGACGCTCCTGATCCCGACCAACATCCTGTTCGAGGCCGCGTTGTCGTTCCTCGGCGTGGGTATCCGGCCGCCCACCGCGACCTGGGGCGGCATGCTGTCCGACGCGGTGGCCTTCTACACGATGCCGCACTTCATGCTCTGGCCGGGGCTGGCGATCTTCGTCACGGTGCTGGCTTTCAACCTGTTCGGGGACGGGCTGCGCGACGCACTCGACCCCCGTGCCCGATAG